The following are encoded together in the Notolabrus celidotus isolate fNotCel1 chromosome 9, fNotCel1.pri, whole genome shotgun sequence genome:
- the zgc:158398 gene encoding transmembrane protein 248, with the protein MMGFWQPINNFRDYVSQNPPGVTFFLCLLTLAVTFICLSSYSYNHTVPNPDTTKDWNHLLSSMTQFQLCVKADASSSELVSPANSPPTKRDASVHPTETPYVTTLHLKVPLTVTSNSNSDSLKDLALHAALNSSQLHLGGNDSVNVTLEVLSGNDNYSCLTISAPTHLLPMSLLPSECPASEKNLSPIHVEANKQQHTETQTCYSLRSKSDPSLTIMLTQEERSVAVRHLLEVSLCLLGVCTILCLAASMTHSLRRHHWNGLDLQNEPLIDS; encoded by the exons ATGATGGGTTTCTGGCAGCCGATTAACAACTTCAGAGATTATGTATCCCAGAATCCTCCCGGGGTGACATTTTTCCTGTGTCTGTTGACTCTTGCTGTCACTTTCATTTGCCTCAGCTCTTACAGCTACAATCACACTGTGCCTAACCCTGACACAACAAAG GACTGGAACCACCTGCTGTCTTCCATGACACAGTTCCAGCTTTGTGTGAAAGCCGATGCAAGTTCATCTGAGCTGGTCTCTCCAGCCAACTCTCCTCCAACAAAAAGAGACGCTTCAGTTCACCCTACTGAGACTCCGTATGTCACCACTTTACATCTTAAGGTCCCTCTGACTGTGACATCAAACTCAAACAGTGATTCTCTAAAAGATCTGGCTCTTCACGCTGCCTTGAACAGCAGTCAGCTTCACCTTGGAG GTAATGACAGTGTTAATGTGACTCTAGAGGTTTTGTCTGGAAATGACAACTACTCCTGCCTCACCATAAGTGCTCCAACTCACCTCCTACCCATGAGCCT acttccATCGGAGTGCCCTGCATCTGAGAAAAACCTTTCACCCATccatgtagaagcaaacaaacagcaacatacagaaacacaaacctgcTACAGTTTACGCTCCAAGAGTGACCCTTCACTTACCATCATGTTAACGCAG GAGGAGCGGAGTGTCGCAGTGCGACATCTGTTGGAAGTCAGTTTGTGTCTGCTTGGAGTTTGTACAATTCTCTGTTTAGCAGCTAGTATGACACATTCACTGCGACGCCATCATTGGAATGGACTTGATCTTCAAaat GAGcccttgattgacagctga
- the plbd2 gene encoding putative phospholipase B-like 2, producing the protein MAARLKKSWAFQGVKQPLNVLLLVSGLCFVCTPVRAEIRTAIIDKQTGELSVIEGYRGDFVAWGNFTDNIKQSGWSFLEVTTSSQYNDSLQAYAAGAVEAALTSQLIYKHWMNTLMGYCGPFTTQTGYCERLKSFIMTNMQWIQEQIEKQPSSPYWYQVRLVLLQLKGLEDSYNDQLSFPTGSLSFNPFGFLLFQLGGDLEDLESALNKSSQTRPLGSGSCSALIKLLPNNKELLVSHDTWNVYQAMLRIMKKYIFPFKVSSSDEDLLPGGIQAFSSYPGSIFSGDDFYILSSGLVTLETTIGNSNPALWKFVQPTGTVMEWLRNIVANRLAATGKEWAKIFSKFNSGTYNNQWMIVDYNHFTPGKTDIKEDLFVVLEQIPGLIVYTDKTQELLEKGYWSSYNIPYYVDIFNASGCNELVEKFGPWFSLDQNPRAQIFRRNQTAVTDVDSMVRLMRYNNFKEDPLSRCDGCDPPWNGENTISARSDLNPANGTYPFGALKQRPHGGTDMKMTSYGMFRDYGMLAASGPTWDQVPPFQWSTSPYKDLMHMGHPDTWTFKPIKVTWTS; encoded by the exons ATGGCGGCCAGGCTGAAGAAGAGTTGGGCTTTTCAAGGTGTTAAACagcctttaaatgttttactaCTTGTATCCGGGCTGTGTTTCGTTTGTACGCCTGTCCGAGCTGAAATACGAACCGCTATCATCGACAAACAAACCGGAGAGCTGTCTGTCATTGAGGGATACCGAGGAGATTTTGTAGCCTGGGGGAACTTCACTGATAACATTAAACAATCAGG CTGGTCATTCTTGGAGGTAACTACCAGCAGCCAGTACAATGACAGTCTGCAGGCTTATGCTGCTGGTGCAGTGGAAGCTGCGCTCACATCTCAG ctCATCTATAAGCACTGGATGAACACTCTGATGGGTTACTGCGGACCCTTCACGACTCAAACAGGTTACTGTGAGCGCCTCAAGTCTTTCATTATGACCAACATGCAATGGATTCAGGAGCAAATAGAGAAGCAGCCAAGTTCACCTTACTGGTACCAG gTGCGCCTGGTGCTCCTGCAGCTGAAAGGCCTGGAGGACAGCTACAATGATCAGCTGTCATTTCCAACAGGATCTCTCTCCTTCAACCCATTTGGCTTTCT ACTTTTCCAATTGGGTGGAGATCTGGAGGACCTAGAATCAGCTCTGAACAAATCCAGTCAGACTCGACCCCTGGGCTCTGGCTCGTGTTCTGCTCTTATTAAGCTGCTGCCAAACAACAAGGAACTGCTGGTATCACATGACACCTGGAACGTGTACCAGGCCATGCTTCGCATCATGAAGAAATACATCTTTCCCTTTAAGGTTTCTTCTTCAG ACGAGGATCTTCTCCCTGGAGGAATTCAGGCCTTCTCATCTTATCCTGGATCTATCTTTTCTGGAGATGACTTTTATATTCTTAGCAGTGGTTTG GTGACATTGGAAACCACCATTGGCAACAGTAACCCTGCACTCTGGAAGTTTGTTCAGCCCACAGGGACCGTCATGGAGTGGCTGAGGAACATTGTGGCCAATCGGCTAGCTGCCACTGGCAAGGAGTGGGCCAAGATATTCAGCAAGTTCAACAGTGGAAC GTACAACAACCAGTGGATGATTGTGGACTATAACCACTTCACTCCAGGGAAAACTGACATTAAAGAGGATCTCTTTGTTGTGCTGGAGCAGATTCC TGGATTAATTGTTTACACGGATAAAACTCAAGAACTACTAGAGAAAGGCTACTGGTCAAGTTACAACATACC GTACTATGTGGACATATTTAATGCCAGTGGCTGCAACGAGCTGGTTGAGAAGTTTGGTCCTTGGTTCTCTCTGGACCAGAATCCTCGGGCTCAGATATTCAGGAGAAACCAGACAGCTGTCACAGATGTAGACTCCATGGTCCGCCTCATGAG GTATAATAACTTTAAAGAAGACCCGTTGTCGAGGTGTGATGGCTGTGATCCACCTTGGAATGGAGAAAACACGATCTCAGCTCGTTCAGATCTGAATCCAGCAAATGGGACGTATCCGTTTGGTGCCTTAAAGCAGAGACCACATGGAGGAACAGATatgaag ATGACCTCTTATGGGATGTTTCGTGACTATGGAATGCTAGCAGCCAGCGGACCCACATGGGACCAGGTGCCACCCTTCCAGTGGAGCACCTCCCCTTACAAAGACCTGATGCACATGGGTCACCCTGACACTTGGACATTTAAGCCTATAAAAGTCACCTGGACTTCTTAA
- the rbm19 gene encoding probable RNA-binding protein 19, with the protein MSRLIVKNLPNGMKEERFRSMFAAFGTVTDCSLKFTKDGKFRKFGFVGFKDEEDANKALTHFNKSFVDTSRVTVEMCKAFGDPTKAKAWSRHTQISGPDKPSTPADTDSKKQKKQKKETTSTLGNLEEDQGFKEFLSVHQNRSQVPTWANDSVQQTADPDSGRTKTQGKKKPASDDYLNFDSDQSEEEEEEEEGEESEEDEGASKEALKSGLSDMDYLRSKVAQTDDTKEEIEEDEVEDDDDGEDDDDGEDDDDGEDEDCGPVQHADSAYESGERENVSKDKTTVSSEDKQSKGKKAAKQEMEPVTEFTVKLRGAPFNVKEQQIREFMTPLKPAAIRIGKNESGNRTGYVYVDLHSEEQIEKALKKNKDYIGGRYIEVFRVDPSAGKAKRDKKSQEIDRNFTRKLKEDEEEEDIAESGRLFIRNLPYTCSEEEIKELFSKHGPLSEVLFPIDNLTKKPKGFAFVTYMIPENAVTALAQLDGHIFQGRMLHLLPSTVKKEKTDSSDAGGPGSSTYKRQKDAKNKASSSSSHNWNTLFLGTSAVADAIAEKYNTTKSQVLDHESKGSVAVRMALGETQIVQETRQFLLDNGVSLDSFSQAAAARSTSVILVKNLPTGVTTSELEELFSPHGSLGRVLLPPSGLTAIIEFLEPTEAKRAFTRLAYSKFQHVPLYLEWAPVGVFVAGKPEPVLEKKEAVKEEKKEEVGEEDEEEEEEESAPGSTLFVKNLNFSTTEEKLQETFSKCGKVKSCSISKKKDKTGNMLSMGYGFVQYQTAEAAQKALRQLQHCKVDDHQLELKVSERATRTSEVSQKKKKQSEKKQTGTKILVRNVPFQATVREIRELFCTFGELKTVRLPKKAAGSGNHRGFGFIDFLTKQDAKKAFAALCHSTHLYGRRLVLEWADAEETVETLRRKTAEHFHVVNKKQRKGEVLEGILEKMETDGVAED; encoded by the exons ATGTCTCGTCTCATCGTGAAGAACCTCCCTAACGGG ATGAAGGAGGAAAGGTTCAGGTCCATGTTCGCCGCCTTTGGCACCGTGACAGACTGCTCTTTAAAGTTTACCAAGGACGGAAAGTTTCGCAAGTTCGGGTTTGTGGGCTTTAAAGACGAAGAAGATGCGAACAAAGCTCTGACACATTTCAACAAGAGCTTCGTGGACACATCCAGAGTAACA GTGGAGATGTGCAAGGCATTTGGAGATCCAACAAAAGCTAAAGCCTGGAGCAGACATACCCAGATCTCAGGCCCTGACAAACCCTCTACTCCTGCTGACACTGACAGTAAAAAg caaaagaaacagaaaaaggaaaCCACCAGCACTCTTGGAAAT CTGGAAGAGGATCAGGGCTTCAAAGAGTTTCTGTCGGTACATCAAAATCGTAGCCAAGTACCAACCTGGGCGAACGACAGCGTGCAGCAAACGGCTGATCCCGACAGTGGACGGACAAAGACTCAGGGCAAGAAGAAGCCTGCTTCAGATGATTACCTCAACTTTGATTCAGACcagtcagaggaagaggaagaggaagaggagggggaggaatcTGAGGAAGATGAAG GTGCCTCAAAAGAAGCACTGAAGTCTGGGTTATCAGATATGGACTACTTGCGCTCAAAGGTGGCACAAACAGATGACACCAAGGAGGAAATTGAGGAGGATGAggttgaagatgatgatgatggtgaagaCGACGATGATGGTGAAGACGACGATGATGGTGAAGATGAAGATTGTGGTCCTGTACAGCACGCGGACAGCGCTtatgagagtggggaaagagaAAACGTCTCAAAGGACAAAACTACAGTTTCCTCTGAGGATAAGCAGAGCAAAGGAAAGAAAGCTGCCAAACAAGAG ATGGAGCCGGTAACAGAGTTCACAGTGAAGCTCAGAGGAGCTCCATTCAACGTCAAAGAG CAACAAATCCGAGAGTTCATGACCCCACTGAAGCCTGCAGCCATCAGGATCGGGAAGAATGAAAGTGGCAATAGAACAG GTTATGTCTATGTGGACTTGCACTCTGAGGAACAGATTGAAAAAgccttgaaaaagaacaaagactACATAG GTGGGCGTTACATTGAAGTGTTTCGTGTAGATCCCTCAGCGGGTAAGGCTAAAAGAGACAAGAAGAGCCAAGAAATTGATAGAAACTTCACCAGGAAGCTCaaagaggacgaggaggaggaggacattgCAGAGTCAGGTCGACTCTTTATCAGAAACCTTCCTTACACTTGCAGTGAGGAGGAGATAAAAGAGCTATTCTCTAAACATG GTCCTTTATCAGAGGTGCTCTTCCCGATTGACAATCTGACAAAGAAACCTAAAGGATTTGCTTTTGTAACGTACATGATACCAGAAAATGCTGTGACAGCTCTGGCTCAGCTGGatggacacatatttcag GGAAGGATGCTTCACCTGCTTCCTTCTacagtgaaaaaagaaaagactgattCTTCAGATGCTGGTGGCCCCGGCTCTTCTACTTACAAACGTCAAAAAGATgctaaaaacaaagcttcaagtTCCAG CTCCCACAACTGGAACACCCTTTTTCTGGGCACAAGCGCAGTGGCAGATGCCATAGCTGAAAAATACAACACCACAAAAAGCCAAGTCCTGGACCAT gagTCAAAAGGCAGTGTTGCAGTTCGTATGGCTCTTGGGGAGACGCAGATTGTTCAGGAGACTCGACAGTTTCTACTCGACAATGGTGTCAGTCTGGATTCCTTTAGTCAG GCGGCAGCAGCGAGGAGTACATCTGTGATCCTGGTGAAGAACCTTCCAACTGGAGTGACGACATCAGAGTTGGAGGAACTTTTCTCCCCTCATGGCTCTTTGGGTCGTGTGCTGCTGCCGCCCTCAGGACTCACCGCCATCATCGAGTTCCTGGAGCCGACTGAGGCAAAGCGAGCCTTCACTCGTCTCGCTTACAGCAAG TTCCAACACGTCCCGCTGTATTTGGAGTGGGCACCTGTGGGAGTGTTTGTAGCTGGCAAACCAGAACCAG tgttagaaaaaaaggaggcagtgaaagaagagaaaaaagaggaagtgggtgaagaagatgaagaagaggaggaagaggagtccgCTCCTGGCTCCACACTTTTTGTCAAGAATCTTAATTTCAGCACCACAGAGGAGAAACTACAAGAG ACATTTTCTAAATGTGGAAAAGTCAAGTCCTGCTCCATCTCCAAGAAGAAAGATAAAACAG GAAATATGTTGTCCATGGGCTATGGTTTTGTCCAGTATCAGACAGCAGAGGCAGCACAGAAAGCTCTGAGACAGCTCCAG CACTGTAAGGTGGACGATCACCAGCTAGAGCTGAAGGTTTCTGAGAGAGCCACAAG GACTTCTGAGGtatcacagaagaagaagaagcaatcTGAGAAGAAACAAACGGGCACTAAGATCCTTGTGCGTAACGTGCCCTTCCAGGCCACTGTCAGGGAAATTCGGGAACTCTTCTG TACATTTGGAGAGCTAAAGACAGTCCGTCTTCCAAAGAAAGCAGCTGGCTCAGGGAATCATAGAGGCTTTGGCTTTATTGACTTTCTCACCAAACAAGATGCTAAG AAAGCATTTGCTGCACTGTGCCACAGCACCCATCTGTACGGGAGACGCCTTGTGCTGGAGTGGGCTGATGCTGAGGAAACAGTGGAGACATTGAGACGGAAAACAGCCGAACATTTCCATG TGGTCaacaaaaagcagagaaaaggagaggttCTGGAGGGAATTCTGGAGAAGATGGAAACTGATGGAGTTGCAGAAGACTGA